The proteins below are encoded in one region of Leucoraja erinacea ecotype New England chromosome 26, Leri_hhj_1, whole genome shotgun sequence:
- the LOC129709972 gene encoding uncharacterized protein LOC129709972 yields the protein MGVQSLYTPIPLTFTMDVQSLYTSIPLIFTMDVQSLYTSIPLTFTMDVQSLYTSIPLTFTMDVQSLYTSIPLTFTMDVQSLYTSIPLIFTMDVQSLYTSIPLTFTMGVQSLYTSIPLTFTMDVQSLYTSIPLTFTMDVQSLYTSIPLLLTMDVQSLYTSIPLTFTMDVQSLYTSIPLIFTMDVQSLYTSIPLTFTMDVQSLYTSIPLTFTMDVQSLYTSTPLIFTMDVQSLYTSIPLIFTMDVQSLYTSTPLIFTMDVQSLYTSIPLTFTMDVQSLYTSIPHQRGLKALRFFLNCRTNQSPSTDTLLRLAELVLTFNDFLFDTSHFLQIQGIAMGSSYARLFLGYVEQSLSKTYRGPIPDL from the coding sequence atgggcgtccagtcactctacacccccatccccctcaccttcaccatggatgtccagtcactctacacctccatccccctcatcttcaccatggatgtccagtcactctacacctccatccccctcaccttcaccatggatgtccagtcactctacacctccatccccctcaccttcaccatggacgtccagtcactctacacctccatccccctcaccttcaccatggatgtccagtcactctacacctccatccccctcatcttcaccatggacgtccagtcactctacacctccatccccctcaccttcaccatgggcgtccagtcactctacacctccatccccctcaccttcaccatggacgtccagtcactctacacctccatccccctcaccttcaccatggacgtccagtcactctacacctccatccccctcctcctcaccatggacgtccagtcactctacacctccatccccctcaccttcaccatggacgtccagtcactctacacctccatccccctcatcttcaccatggacgtccagtcactctacacctccatccccctcaccttcaccatggacgtccagtcactctacacctccatccccctcaccttcaccatggacgtccagtcactctacacctccacccccctcatcttcaccatggacgtccagtcactctacacctccatccccctcatcttcaccatggacgtccagtcactctacacctccacccccctcatcttcaccatggacgtccagtcactctacacctccatccccctcaccttcaccatggacgtccagtcactctacacctccatcccccaccagaggggtctcaaagccctccgtttcttcctcaactgcagaaccaaccaatccccgtctactgatactctcctccgcctagcggagctggtccttacctttaATGACTTTTTGTTTGacacctcccatttcctccaaatacaaggcatagctatgggctcTAGCTATGCCCGCCTCTTtctagggtacgtcgaacaatccttgtccaAGACGTACcgtggccccatccccgacctctag